The Vigna unguiculata cultivar IT97K-499-35 chromosome 11, ASM411807v1, whole genome shotgun sequence genomic sequence GAAGAAGGGTCCTTGGACCCCAGAAGAGGATAATATATTGGTGGATTTCATTCAGAAACATGGGCATGGAAGTTGGAGAGCACTTCCAAAACTTGCAGGATTGAACAGGTGTGGGAAAAGTTGCAGGCTAAGATGGACAAACTACTTGAGACCTGATATCAAAAGAGGAAAGTTCTCTGAGGAAGAACAGCAACTCATCATCAATTTGCATGCAGTTCTTGGCAACAAGTAAATCACTATTCATTTAGTCCCATTTGATGCATAATCAGAATGAAAAACATGATGTAACTGtgtttactttttcatttttttttatgtgtgtgTGCATTATTTCAATGATTAGGTGGTCAGCTATAGCAGGTCATTTACCAGGTAGGACTGATAATGAAATCAAGAATTTCTGGAACACTCATTTGAAGAAAAAGCTTCTGCAAATGGGGTTGGATCCAGTCACTCATCAACCAAGATCAGATCATCTTAATCTTCTATCAAGTCTTCAACAGTTGCTGACTGCTACAAACATTTTCACAAACACCTTGGAGACTAATGCTCTAAGGCTGCAATCAGATGCCACAGAACTAGCCAAACTCCAATTGCTGCATAACATGCTTCAAGTCCTTGCTCCTGCTTCAAACTTGGACCTTCTCAATCCTTTTGGATCATCCCTGCCAGATGAAGTTTTGGGATTGGATCAGTGCAGCAAGCTCCAAAACATTTACAATAGTTGTTCAACTGGGTTTCTTTCTCAGAATCAGTTTCAAAACTTTGAAGGTCTTCCTCAGCAGCAATCTCTACCAACTGAGTATAATAACCCGATGAATAATGGAGGAAGCAACAGAAGAAGTTGCATGAAATCTGAAAAGGTTGATGAACAACTTTGTTCGTTTTCAACACCTTTAGATTCTCTTCCAAATCTGGTTTCAGCCTCACCCGAATGTTCAACTGTTAAACAAATGGAGAACATGGTAACCCCAAATGAATTTTCTGACCCTTCTTCCACTTCAACCACCTTTGAAATGTGGGGAGATTTCATCAATGAGGAAGTAACTGATGCTTTTTGGAAAGATCTCATAGAGTAAGTAACTTTTGTGTCACGATTACTATTTTTTTAGCTCCACTTgtgcttattttattttctcttctaaaTTTATCTATAATATACTGATTTTTCCATACCTATTTTTCAGCCAAGATTGCAACCAGTAGCACCCACCTGCGATAATAGGAATTATCATTCAACACATGGTGTTCATTTAGAAATAGTTGTTTGGTTCCTATGAAATGGAAGATGGATTCATCTTCATACAAGGTTCCATTTTATCGTAGATAGGTTCATGCAGCATGCAgattgtaatttattttgtagtataaataaataaataaatatatatatatatatatatatatatattcttgaaCAATATTTGTGATGAATGGAAGAGTACTTATGCTATGAATGGTTGAAAATTGAACAAATTCAAAGTCAGAAATAAGGGTGGCAGATTGGTGTTTATGACGTCAGACATCAACTTTTTCTTAAAGTATCGtctatttttatgattatattattatgtttatgagTTATGCTGTGTTTTTACAATACTATATATCAAAGAATTATAtactttgaacaaaaaaattaatatttaagtgttaaaataagtattttacttaattttgtaagtctgTCCATttcttatattaatatttttaaaaaatagttcacTATAATTTTTGCATACGTAAACTTAATCTTCTTTGAATCTTTAATTAAGTTTTGCTCTATGTCATCTAATTtcactaaataataataattatagctAATTCTTTAATTCAATAActaattcaaagaaaaaaaaatcaataattccACACGTCAAGTTTTCATAagacattatatttttaagaaattattaactTTCATATAATATTCCTGAAACAGGAAAAAAATGCTAATATTTATCGATGAAAATTTTAACAACAAAGAaggaaagataaaaataaaaaccaaatcacaatatttaaatattgacaaaaaaacatatcaataaataattattggtaattattaacaaattttttatcattgataaatatgttattttagtcGAATAAATATCATGGAAATACCATGGAAAGTTGTAGGGTTGAGGTAGAATTTAAAGACTTTTTTGGTAAAGGAAGAGAGGAGAGAgaaattaataaactataactattaaaagaaaataaatacacaaattAAAGTTTTCTCTACTTTAAACTCAAGTTGAAGTCCAAGAGTTAATAAACTTTTACCTCATGGTAATTTGGTAAGTGTCATATCacaaaaatttgaagaataaattAATGATGTTGACTCAacttttaattatgattaatcAAACTTAACCTTAATAAGTGTCTTATCTAGTTTTTAGtaagttttattaaattaagtgTTAGAAAACTTTTAGACTCCAACTGGTAGgtcaatttaataatatttagtaaaaattaaacgattaaccaaaattcaattttctaatgtttttgcaaatgaattttatgttattttttatgctcttatgttgtttttcattaattaatatcGGTTACAAGTGCTTGAGTTAAAACTAAGTTTTTTATACCCTTTACTCCAAGGAGCTTATCAAAGTcaaattttttgattttgtaaataaaattttaaattttgagtttttttgttgttaaaaatttaatatctatactataaatattctaatttggtatggatttttttattcacttcatagtttttatttaaacaattgCTTTATATGATTTTCATTAAGAACGTGTAAAGAATACTTTAATAAATTGAGTATTGATTTTGAaacctttatttcttttttcttttgtattttaattagaGAAGTGATATATGTGTACTTCTTTGCATTTTCTTATTTATCTGAAAAAATATTTCAGAATAAGAAATgagtttctttctcttttatcaAATAATGTTAGTTGTTAGTAAAGAAACTCACaacttctcttctttttttttaaatttatcaaattaagaTTGCATTCCCAATATATTATTTGCTTTAGAATATTTGAGTTTTGTTACGGGTTTGTCTTTCAAAGGTATCTCGAAAGTTTAAGAGAgatagaaatatttaaacttcGAATAATTAAACTTCACTTGACCTCGACTTCTTAGAGATGTGAAACTTATCGGTGTACCggaacaaaatttattaatagaaGAAGTTGAACTTATAATCTTTTACCACTAAGtcaaattttttgaagaaaaaaactaaCTACAATTTCAATGTATGGGAAAGAGATGGAAATAgcataaaaaaagaatgaaatatcAAACTTTGATTTGAATCTGGGATGATGATGTAAAAATACAATCCAGCTTGCCACTCCTTTCATGAAATCTAGATAGGAGGGCAAGGGAGGAACAGAGGAGAAGGGAGTGTGCATAACATACAATTTCTCACTAACATGGACAGAACCACAATCCAAAAGAGGAAATAGCGAAAAATCCTAAACAATATTACAAGCCTCGTGATCCAATAAAAAATCTATTCTGAGAAGCAAAAATCATACAAACATGATCAAACAACTGAATGTTCAATGTACCTCCCATGCCACAGTTCAATACTGTTCTATTTCTGGTTCCCACCACCACCCTTTTTCTTTAGCAGGCTCCCAAACTTGCCAAGTAAAggctttttcttcttcttcaattgttgttgctgttgttgttgttttggtGGTGGACTCCCACCACCTTCATCAATGTTCTCTGTCACTGCATTTCCATTTATCTTATCAAAACTCTCACCACCTTCTTCTACCTTTGACTCAACTTCCTCTTCAAATGATTCTGGTTCTGCTTCTCTCTCTGGAGAGAACtcctttttctctattttgCAGCTCTCCCACATTTTAAATTCAACTTCTACTGAATCCTCCTTTTCTTtcctctcatcttcttcttcttccttcagTTTTTCACTCACTTCCTCAGGTTTCGGAGATGCAATATTTTCAGCCTTGTCGATGCTTTCTTCTGGTATGTTTTGTTTCAGTTCCTTTTGATTCTCTGAGAGAATGCTTTCTACCTTTGAAATCTCCTCTCCTACATGTCCATTCTCTTCGGAAAATTCAACTACTTTGGGAAGCAAATCATAGTCTTTTTCACTGTCACTAACATCCCCATTTTCCTCTGTGTGGTTTATGGTTGTAGCTTCTTCCAACAACTTAGATAACTCCTCCACTTTCTTGATAGATTCAGATTCCCTTACCCGAAgttcatcattttcttcaaaCATACTCTGCAACTCATTTTCTTTATCCAATAAATTCTCCTTCAATTTCATGTTCTCAGCCGTCGCTTCCTTCAGAGCTTCCTGCAGTTGAATTGCCTCAGTCTCAACTTCCTTCAGATTTTCCTTCAACTGAGCTTCTTCCTCCCTGTTGATATTAGCTTCTTCCTCGGTTTCTTTAAGCAGATAAAGcaatctttttatttctttttccagAGATACCttctcttcttcatttttctttatgcAGCTTACTAGATGATGCTCTCTCTGCTCCCACTCAACCTTGGAGTTCTCAAACACACTCTTGGAATTTTCAATGCTGCATACAAGAACATCGATCTCGTGCCGTGCCTCATCAAGCATGGACTCGTATTTTTCATTAGTGGCTTTTAATACTAACTTCAAATCTTCAATCTGAGCCTCATAGCTTTCACGTTCAGCTTGGATGTTTAGTAGATTTTCCTTGGCTTCTCTGGCTTCTGCAGATACTTCATGTAATGCGGAAGCTAAGCTTTCCATTGCCTTTTtactcttttcttcttcatcccTAGAATTTTCCAGTTCACTGATGagtttgtttttctcttctaaTAAGCTCTGCACACTAGAAGCAGCAAGTTTTTCATCGTCCAAAGCCTGAG encodes the following:
- the LOC114168670 gene encoding transcription factor MYB53-like, with the protein product MMGRAPCSDESGLKKGPWTPEEDNILVDFIQKHGHGSWRALPKLAGLNRCGKSCRLRWTNYLRPDIKRGKFSEEEQQLIINLHAVLGNKWSAIAGHLPGRTDNEIKNFWNTHLKKKLLQMGLDPVTHQPRSDHLNLLSSLQQLLTATNIFTNTLETNALRLQSDATELAKLQLLHNMLQVLAPASNLDLLNPFGSSLPDEVLGLDQCSKLQNIYNSCSTGFLSQNQFQNFEGLPQQQSLPTEYNNPMNNGGSNRRSCMKSEKVDEQLCSFSTPLDSLPNLVSASPECSTVKQMENMVTPNEFSDPSSTSTTFEMWGDFINEEVTDAFWKDLIDQDCNQ
- the LOC114168669 gene encoding WEB family protein At3g02930, chloroplastic-like, yielding MASKSRPNLSENPSKGSMVTTRISKGSKVVSKSESESQSPLQNSRLSVERSPRSVNSKPTIERKSPRPSATPPDKQPPRAAKGSELQNQLNLAQEDLKKAKELLILAEKEKLKAIDELKEAQRVAEEANGKLREALVAQKRAEENSEIERFRAVELEQAGIETVKKKEEEWKNEIESVRNQHALDMAALLSTTQELQRVKHELAMTCDAKNQALNHADDATKIAEIQAEKAEFLSAELLRLKALLDAKLETQAGENQVISKLKAEIEALNEELEKAKGYADKLSEKESFIEQLNVELEASKMAESYCRSLLEEWHKKVEELEMRIEEANRLEKSASESLESVMKQLEGSNDLLHEAESEVTTLKEKVGLLEMTIGRQRTDVEDSERQLRTAKEESVEKSKEVEALKSEIEKVKEEKAQALDDEKLAASSVQSLLEEKNKLISELENSRDEEEKSKKAMESLASALHEVSAEAREAKENLLNIQAERESYEAQIEDLKLVLKATNEKYESMLDEARHEIDVLVCSIENSKSVFENSKVEWEQREHHLVSCIKKNEEEKVSLEKEIKRLLYLLKETEEEANINREEEAQLKENLKEVETEAIQLQEALKEATAENMKLKENLLDKENELQSMFEENDELRVRESESIKKVEELSKLLEEATTINHTEENGDVSDSEKDYDLLPKVVEFSEENGHVGEEISKVESILSENQKELKQNIPEESIDKAENIASPKPEEVSEKLKEEEEDERKEKEDSVEVEFKMWESCKIEKKEFSPEREAEPESFEEEVESKVEEGGESFDKINGNAVTENIDEGGGSPPPKQQQQQQQLKKKKKPLLGKFGSLLKKKGGGGNQK